CTAATAAAAGGCCCCGAGCTGGAAGTGATCTTAGAAACCAATCGCGTTCTGGGAAAAAATCCCAATATCGTATTCGtctagaagaaaaacaaaaattgcgTTTTCATTATGGTCTTACAGAACGACAATTACTTAAATACGTTCGTCTCGCCGGAAAGGCAAAGGGGTCAACAGGTCAGGTTTTACTACAATTACTTGAAATGCGTCTGGATAACATCCTTTTTCGGTTGGGTATGGCCCCGACTATTCCGGGAGCTCGCCAATTAGTTAACCATAGACATATTTTAGTCAACGGTCGTATAGTAGATATACCAAGTTATCGCTGCAAACCCCGAGATACTATTGCGGCGAGAGATGAACAAAAATCTAGAGCTCTAATTCAAAATTCTCTCGATTCATCCCCTCAGGAGGAATTGCCAAACCATTTGACTCTTCAACCATTCCAATATAAAGGATTAGTCAATCAAATAATAGATAGTAAATGGGTCGGTTTGAAAATAAATGAATTGCTGGTTGTAGAATATTATTCTCGTCAGACTTAAAcctaacaaaaagaaaataaagactAATATATACTCCCTTTCGGCGAAGTAAATTAACCGAAGGTTAAGATAAATTAAATTAAGGGTTTGCTCCAGATTTTTATTCCATTTAGGTGTCATAGACCGAGAGAGAGGGATATTTTCATTCCTTGTCTACTCGTTTCTTTATTTTCCGTACGACAGCCATTAGGAATAGAGAATCCATATCAAAGAAAGGTCTAACTGTTGGAATAGTCATATATTGCTATTTGATCTATATCTATTGATCTATTGTGGTTAGTAAGATCGGTAAATTAGGTGAAGGTAAGGAAAGAGAGGGATTCGAACCCTCGGTAAGCAAAAGCCTACATAGCAGTTCCAGTGCTACGCCTTCAACCACTCGGCCATCTCTCCTACATAATGATTATGACCTAAAAACCGAAAATCGAGTGAATAATTCATTATTCATATTAGAATTAGATTATTGGGTAGGTACAACCAATCAATTCTAAATAGAAAGcgataaaaatagaaaattgttttcttataaataaaaactgtTAAAAAAATTCTATTCATGTTTGCAAAAACAATGTTATCTTCTTTTTCTGATTATCTATTTAATCTATTTATACTATACCGACCtcattaaatcaataaattagAAATTCTAACGAATCGACTGAGCTAGGGTTCTATATTTTATAGACTATGGTTAATGGATATCTTTAGATCATGATTCTATTTAGACTACGATTCCATACCCGAAGAATTCTCAAATTCCTTTTTAGGCCTGTTATCAACAAAAATCCTTATCAAAAATCCTTATCCcatctatctattaaaaatacaaattgataaacaattttttatagTTGATTGTCTAGTGATATCCGCTAAgtacacaaaaaaaaagggcCCGTTTTCGTCATACAATGATTACTCGATTCGatcctttttttctttgtatcatAATTCAATCAACTTAGGTTTTTCTAAGCTGTAActtcaatcaaataagaatagtttCTTTCGTTGATAGACTATTCCAGTAAGATGGAATCCAATGCGGTTCCCAATATTTTTTTCTGAATTCTTATCAACCAATTCCTGTTCCTGTAATGTAAAAAAGAACAATTCGAAAATTTTAATATTGGGCCatattttttaatgataatGAATCTGTTTTTATGTTATTTCGTACTGTAAAATTCTTTTCCTTGTGGGATCATTTTCCCCCGAGAAGTAATGAGAACAATGATAGAATGGATTGCTACCTATGTCTAGATCGCGGATAAATGgaaattttattgataaaaccTTTTCGATTGTAGCCAATATCTTATTACGAATAATTCCAACAACTTCAGGAGAAAAAGAGGCATTTACTTATTACAGAGATGGTGCGATTTGACTTTTTTTTGACTCTCGGTTTTACGAGAAATACACATGATTCGTGAtcgggaaaaaaagaaaaaatctacGCTTGTAGAAGGTAAAGTTTGGAAATAGAACAATTCCTTCTGTCGTGTATCCTCGATTAATGCAGCCTCAGATGCTATGTTTCAATTCTCGATTCTAGTATTGAGCGAAAGGTTATACCTATAGGTTCGGTATTACGGGTCAATCCTAACCAATAGGTAGCAGAGGGGAAGAAGCACTACACCTAGAAATTAACAACAGAAAaactttgttattttaattataaaaaaaattatcccCTTCTTTCGCAAGCTTGGGACTAAAAGAATGGTTGGGACAACAAACATCCATCTCGTTTGTATTTTGGATACCCGTATAACCATCGAAGGCTGTTGAAGTGACTAATTCCTGGACATTGGGAAGCGTTGAGAACAAAGAAATTGTTGGAGTTATCTTTTCTCTCTAGTAACAATACGTTTAATGTTAAGAAAAGATCTCTTGCAGGAAGGTTGGCTAGAGATTTCTTGTAAAAACACTAGCCCTACTTAGTTCATAATGAGAAGATTTTCatcttatttataattttatcattatGCACATAAGGGAGGAGCCGTATGAGATGAAAATCTCATGTACGGTTCTGTAACGGAGATTCTGTGAATTGAATGACGACCGTAACGGATGTCAGCTCAATCCGAAGGGAATTATGCGGAAGCTTTACAGAATTATTATGAAGCTATGCGACTAGAAATTGATCCCTATGACCGAAGTTATATACTGTATAACATAGGACTTATCCACACAAGTAACGGAGAACACACGAAAGCTTTGGAATATTATTTTCGAGCGCTCGAACGAAACCCATTCTTACCACAAGCTTTTAATAATATGGCCGTGATCTGTCATTACGTGCGACTATCTCCACTatagaaataaaaagtaaataaagatcAAATTCACTAGTAAATACTAGAAAAAGGGCGTTCTACATATGCATTGTCTAAAACAACGATTTTTATCAGCTgtagaaaagaaagaaacttcATAGAAGTTGAAATATGAAGAAATAGATATGCCTAGCTGTTTTATTCTATGGGTAAAGGATCTAATTGATAGAGTAAGCACCGTAAAGATTAATTAGTAAGGTTTTGCGCCGATACAAAAAAAACTGCTTACTTATGTCATGATGTGAGACAAATGTTAGGAATCCACTTGTGTAATAGAGTCGATCCACTAAGATATTGAGCAGCGGTGTAGGATCAGATCCCAAAGATAGTAAGTCTTTCCTTTCGAAAGTCTTTTtcaaaaattctatataaatTTCTATATGATATGAAACTGAGATAGTTACCTTTCAGAAAATTCTAATGATAGGCAAAATgtctatgttttatttttctgaaGGTGGGAGAaaagataaaactaaaataaaccGGATTTTTAATCCAAACTTAAGATTTAAGTTTGAAACTCATTttattaacttcttttgattaACCAACCCGAAAAATGGGATAGATCTACGAGAAATCTTATTCAGTTCGATTAGAGATGGTAGATTCAAATGGAATAAAAAAAGAGTTGACTGCCGAGCCGTATGAGCTAGGAAACTCTCAAGTACGGTTCTAAGGGAAGGAATTAACCCACCTATTCCGACCGGGGAGAACAGGCCATTCAACAGGGGGATTCTGAAATTGCGGAGGCTTGGTTCGACCAAGCCGC
This window of the Erigeron canadensis isolate Cc75 unplaced genomic scaffold, C_canadensis_v1 Conyza_canadensis_unscaffolded:231, whole genome shotgun sequence genome carries:
- the LOC122584372 gene encoding 30S ribosomal protein S4, chloroplastic, producing MSRYRGPRFKKIRRLGALPGLTNKRPRAGSDLRNQSRSGKKSQYRIRLEEKQKLRFHYGLTERQLLKYVRLAGKAKGSTGQVLLQLLEMRLDNILFRLGMAPTIPGARQLVNHRHILVNGRIVDIPSYRCKPRDTIAARDEQKSRALIQNSLDSSPQEELPNHLTLQPFQYKGLVNQIIDSKWVGLKINELLVVEYYSRQT
- the LOC122584373 gene encoding photosystem I assembly protein Ycf3; the encoded protein is MSRSRINGNFIDKTFSIVANILLRIIPTTSGEKEAFTYYRDGMSAQSEGNYAEALQNYYEAMRLEIDPYDRSYILYNIGLIHTSNGEHTKALEYYFRALERNPFLPQAFNNMAVICHYRGEQAIQQGDSEIAEAWFDQAAEYWKQAIALTPGNYIEAHNWLKITRRFE